A part of Desulfomicrobium baculatum DSM 4028 genomic DNA contains:
- a CDS encoding HDOD domain-containing protein yields MFEIASIHDRVREFLDEPGSDLPVFDRTALLVHQEATKADPDTDKVISYIAQDQVLAAEVLKVANSSFFRGIKKVSRIQDAVVRIGLREVVNSVMVTTQRKNYSSRNPFVQQYTATLWKHSVACAFGAQWLARRCDHVELVPEAFIAGLIHDVGKLLVLKALVSVGEKDKDAPRITKTAADEFVETMHPECGFLLLEKWNLPESYCHVCRDHHRRDYDQGNTLLVLVRLANLVCRKIGIGLRQDPDLILVTSSEAGILGLSDIILAELEIAMEDHVANAVI; encoded by the coding sequence ATGTTTGAAATTGCCTCTATTCATGACCGCGTGCGGGAGTTTCTGGATGAACCCGGCAGCGACCTGCCTGTTTTCGATCGCACGGCCCTTCTGGTGCACCAGGAGGCGACCAAGGCCGACCCGGACACCGACAAGGTCATCAGTTACATTGCCCAGGACCAAGTGCTCGCGGCGGAAGTGCTCAAAGTCGCCAATTCCTCTTTTTTTCGCGGCATCAAGAAAGTCAGCCGGATTCAGGACGCCGTGGTGCGCATCGGCCTGCGCGAGGTGGTCAATAGCGTGATGGTGACCACGCAGCGCAAGAACTACAGCTCCCGCAACCCGTTCGTGCAGCAATACACGGCCACCTTGTGGAAACATTCCGTCGCCTGCGCTTTCGGCGCCCAGTGGCTGGCCAGGCGTTGCGACCACGTCGAGCTCGTCCCCGAGGCTTTCATCGCCGGACTCATTCACGACGTGGGCAAGCTCCTTGTTTTGAAAGCCCTGGTTTCGGTGGGCGAGAAAGACAAGGACGCGCCCAGGATCACCAAAACCGCAGCCGATGAATTCGTCGAAACCATGCACCCCGAATGCGGTTTTTTGTTGCTCGAAAAATGGAATCTGCCCGAATCCTACTGTCATGTCTGCCGGGATCATCATCGCCGGGATTATGACCAGGGCAACACCCTGCTGGTTCTGGTGCGGCTGGCCAATCTTGTGTGCAGGAAGATAGGCATCGGCCTGCGCCAGGACCCCGACCTGATCCTTGTCACCAGTAGCGAGGCCGGGATTCTGGGGCTGTCCGACATCATCCTGGCGGAACTGGAAATCGCGATGGAAGATCATGTGGCCAACGCGGTAATCTGA
- a CDS encoding pyridoxal phosphate-dependent aminotransferase — MKLAQRITRIKPSATLTINTKAQELRAAGRQIVSLAVGEPDFRTPEHVCDAAKIAMDEGFTRYTPVPGIPELRTAVAGYFKTFYGVDAAMENVVVTNGGKQSLYNLFQVLLDPGDEVIIPAPYWVSYPALVQLADGVSVFVTTEPQNNFLVSVEQLEAVRTPRTRCLIMNTPSNPTGCHYTQAQLDAIAAWAVDKGVFVISDEIYDQLVYAPAKPASLAPWWQRYPENFAVANGLAKSFAMTGWRVGYTLAHADLIKAMTKIQGQSTSNICSIAQKAALAALTGGWECLTPMREAFVRRRDLGLSKIRSWGHVVCPEPAGAFYLFPQVDWYYTPEVPDSTALCGLLLDKAGVALVPGAAFGDDRCIRISYALDDETLSGCLDRIGQVLHSLKK; from the coding sequence ATGAAGCTGGCGCAACGCATTACCAGGATCAAGCCTTCCGCGACCCTGACCATCAACACCAAGGCCCAGGAGCTGCGCGCCGCAGGACGGCAGATTGTCAGCCTGGCCGTGGGCGAGCCCGATTTCCGCACCCCCGAACATGTCTGCGATGCGGCCAAGATCGCCATGGACGAGGGCTTCACCCGCTACACTCCCGTACCGGGCATCCCTGAGTTGCGCACGGCCGTGGCCGGGTATTTCAAGACGTTTTACGGCGTGGACGCGGCCATGGAGAATGTCGTCGTGACCAACGGCGGCAAACAGAGCCTCTACAACCTGTTTCAGGTGCTGCTTGACCCGGGCGACGAAGTCATCATCCCCGCGCCGTATTGGGTCAGCTATCCTGCCTTGGTGCAGCTGGCCGACGGCGTGTCCGTTTTCGTGACCACGGAGCCGCAGAACAATTTCCTGGTCAGCGTGGAGCAGCTGGAAGCGGTTCGCACACCGCGCACTCGCTGCCTGATCATGAACACGCCCTCAAACCCCACGGGCTGCCATTACACCCAGGCGCAGCTTGATGCCATAGCGGCCTGGGCCGTGGACAAGGGCGTTTTTGTCATTTCCGATGAAATTTACGACCAGCTGGTTTACGCTCCGGCAAAGCCCGCTTCCCTGGCTCCCTGGTGGCAGCGCTATCCCGAAAATTTCGCCGTGGCCAACGGCCTGGCCAAGAGCTTCGCCATGACCGGCTGGCGGGTTGGCTACACCTTGGCCCATGCGGACCTGATCAAGGCCATGACCAAGATTCAGGGCCAGTCCACATCCAACATCTGCTCCATCGCCCAGAAGGCGGCCCTGGCGGCCCTGACCGGCGGATGGGAATGTCTGACCCCCATGCGCGAAGCCTTTGTGCGTCGCCGCGACCTCGGGCTGTCCAAGATCCGGTCCTGGGGGCATGTGGTCTGTCCGGAGCCGGCCGGGGCGTTCTACCTGTTTCCGCAGGTGGATTGGTATTACACGCCCGAAGTGCCGGATTCCACGGCCCTGTGCGGGCTATTGCTGGACAAGGCCGGCGTGGCCCTGGTGCCTGGCGCGGCCTTTGGCGATGACCGCTGCATCCGTATTTCCTATGCGCTCGATGACGAAACCCTGTCCGGTTGCCTGGACAGGATCGGCCAGGTTCTGCACAGTTTGAAAAAATGA
- a CDS encoding GspE/PulE family protein, whose amino-acid sequence MSQDRDLDTGNGNGAGNEEVFKPIIQLLIREGHLTIQQAQYARRVSSKLHMSKPLCEVVRELGYVTDENIRQTVRRNQGELRIGDLLNGLGYLTDEELNRALDLQLQGGRQQKLGDILIQHKFLADEKLTEILAMQLGLPILELTAKEPDPGLMSRGPVEYYEQYRFVPFDMQPDGAVRIAFVDPLDPRSLDAARDYFGKNIVVCITRVSQLDDVLSKRKEELRIGNGADLNRLNIVEIANSIVLAAFKRGASDIHVEPMADRLRVRFREDGVMVHFRDYPIGAVAPLVSRFKIMCGADIAEKRRHQDGRLIFNHMGVQIDLRMSFYVTVYGEQIVMRLLKNQEELLPMHELGMLPGMLSRFMDEALDAPSGVIMVTGPTGSGKSTTVYSCINYLNRPEVSIITAEDPVEYKVRGIGQCSIMPSIGLTFEETLKHIVRQDPDIVVIGEVRDHFSAEMCIQTALTGHKVLTTFHTEDSIGALVRLLDMDIEPFLVSSTLSCILSQRLVRRVCPHCAVPYQPDLSQLRRMGCTYGDLAGAEFRKGRGCAACRHSGYKGRLAVYEMLIPEVFIRDAVLQRKTTHELRVISVEKAGMISLMEDGITKAAIGMTTVEEVLRTLPRVQKPRPLADLRRILGV is encoded by the coding sequence TGATCTGGATACCGGCAACGGTAACGGCGCGGGCAACGAAGAGGTCTTCAAGCCCATTATCCAGCTTTTGATCCGCGAGGGGCATCTGACCATCCAGCAGGCGCAATACGCGCGGCGGGTCTCCTCCAAGCTGCATATGAGCAAGCCGCTGTGCGAGGTCGTGCGGGAGCTTGGGTATGTCACGGATGAAAACATCCGCCAAACCGTTCGCCGCAATCAGGGCGAACTGCGCATCGGCGACCTGCTGAACGGTTTGGGCTATTTGACGGACGAGGAGCTCAACCGCGCCCTGGATTTGCAGCTGCAGGGCGGGCGGCAGCAGAAGCTCGGCGACATCCTCATCCAGCATAAATTTCTGGCTGACGAGAAACTGACGGAAATACTGGCCATGCAGCTCGGATTGCCGATCCTGGAGCTGACGGCCAAAGAGCCGGACCCCGGACTGATGAGCCGTGGTCCCGTGGAGTATTACGAACAGTACCGCTTTGTGCCTTTCGACATGCAGCCTGATGGCGCGGTGCGGATCGCCTTTGTCGATCCGCTGGATCCGCGCAGCCTGGATGCGGCGCGGGACTATTTCGGCAAGAACATTGTCGTCTGCATTACGCGGGTCAGTCAGCTCGACGACGTGCTGAGCAAGCGCAAGGAAGAGCTGCGCATCGGCAACGGGGCGGACTTGAACCGCCTGAACATCGTCGAGATCGCCAATTCCATCGTGCTGGCCGCGTTCAAGCGCGGGGCCAGCGACATTCACGTCGAGCCCATGGCCGACCGGCTGCGGGTCCGTTTTCGCGAAGACGGCGTCATGGTCCATTTCCGCGATTATCCCATCGGCGCGGTGGCTCCGCTGGTCAGCCGTTTCAAGATCATGTGCGGCGCGGACATCGCGGAGAAGCGGCGGCATCAGGACGGGCGGCTCATTTTTAATCACATGGGCGTGCAGATCGACCTGCGCATGTCCTTCTACGTCACGGTGTACGGCGAACAGATCGTCATGCGCCTGCTGAAGAATCAGGAAGAGCTGTTGCCCATGCACGAGCTGGGAATGCTTCCGGGCATGCTCAGCCGGTTCATGGACGAGGCCCTGGACGCGCCGTCCGGGGTCATCATGGTCACCGGGCCCACAGGTTCCGGCAAGTCGACCACGGTGTACAGCTGCATCAATTATCTGAACCGGCCAGAAGTGAGCATCATCACGGCCGAGGATCCGGTGGAATACAAGGTGCGCGGGATTGGGCAATGCTCCATCATGCCCTCCATTGGCCTGACCTTCGAGGAGACGCTGAAGCACATCGTCCGCCAGGATCCGGATATTGTGGTCATCGGCGAGGTGCGCGACCATTTTTCGGCGGAGATGTGCATTCAGACCGCCTTGACCGGACATAAGGTGCTGACGACCTTTCACACCGAGGACAGCATCGGCGCCCTGGTTCGCCTGCTGGATATGGACATCGAGCCGTTTCTGGTTTCCTCGACCCTGTCCTGCATTCTCTCGCAGCGACTGGTGCGACGGGTCTGCCCGCATTGCGCGGTTCCCTATCAGCCCGACCTGAGTCAGCTTCGGCGGATGGGCTGCACCTACGGCGATCTGGCCGGCGCCGAGTTCCGCAAGGGGCGGGGGTGTGCGGCCTGCAGGCACAGCGGGTACAAGGGCCGTCTGGCCGTGTATGAGATGCTCATTCCGGAAGTCTTTATTCGGGATGCGGTGTTGCAGCGCAAGACGACTCATGAGCTGCGCGTGATCAGCGTGGAGAAGGCCGGCATGATTTCCCTGATGGAAGACGGGATCACCAAGGCGGCGATTGGAATGACCACGGTGGAAGAGGTCTTGAGGACCTTGCCTCGGGTCCAGAAACCCCGGCCTCTGGCCGATTTGCGACGGATACTCGGAGTCTAG